A stretch of the Streptomyces sp. NBC_00654 genome encodes the following:
- the adhE gene encoding bifunctional acetaldehyde-CoA/alcohol dehydrogenase: MVDGLVRRALNALDAYGSFTQEQIDHIVKKASLAALGRHGELARLAVEETGRGLFEDKAVKNLFACEHITHSMAGLKTVGVIGRDEVNGITEIAEPVGVVCAMTPVTNPTSTTVFKALIALKTRNPVVFAFHPSAQHCSAEAARTVRDAAVAAGAPEDCVQWIEEPSMEATGLLMHHDGVSTILATGGNAMVKAAYSCGKPALGVGAGNVPAYVTSSGRLRRAVHDIVLSKSFDHGMICASEQAVILDHEVYDRGLAEFERLGAYVVTAAEKTKLEEFVFGTTAFAADCSGGKLNADVVGRSPRWIAEQAGFQVPENTALLIAECAEVGEGEPLTREKLSPVLAALKADSTRHGLELSAQMVEFDGLGHSAAIHTEDAELAEEFGSRVKAVRIIVNAPSTFGGIGDVYNAFLPSLTLGCGSYGHNSVSGNVSAVNLINIKRIGRRNNNMQWFKVPPKIYFERNALRYLGEMDGLNRVTVVTDRTMGRLGYVQKVIDILHSREGGPVTLQVIDNVEPNPELETVRAGAALMRDFAPDTIIALGGGSAMDAAKIMWLMYEHPEVEFADTKEKFFDIRKRAYTFPSLGEKAQLVAVPTTSGTGSEVTPFAVISDPAAAQKYPLADYALTPNVAIVDPVLPMGLPPNVTADSGFDALTHATEAYVSVYANDYTDGLCLQAIKLIFGNLERCVVDGARDPEAREKMHNASTVAGMAFANAFLGLVHAMAHTLGNTFHVPHGRTNALLLPHVIRHNGQVTGKATPWPKAEVYRAPERFQEIARMLGLPASTPAEGVESYARAVEELRAKCGIPASFAEEGVEETAFVEALPQQAMNAYADQCAPANPRMPMIDDMIRLMRQAYYGS; the protein is encoded by the coding sequence ATGGTGGACGGACTGGTCCGTAGGGCCTTGAACGCGCTCGACGCATACGGGTCGTTCACACAGGAGCAGATCGACCACATCGTCAAGAAGGCCTCGCTCGCCGCACTCGGCCGGCACGGCGAGCTCGCGCGGCTGGCGGTCGAGGAGACCGGGCGCGGGCTCTTCGAGGACAAGGCCGTCAAGAACCTGTTCGCCTGCGAGCACATCACGCACTCGATGGCCGGGCTGAAGACCGTCGGGGTCATCGGCCGCGACGAGGTGAACGGCATCACCGAGATCGCCGAGCCGGTCGGTGTCGTCTGCGCGATGACCCCGGTGACCAACCCGACCTCCACCACCGTCTTCAAGGCGCTGATCGCGCTGAAGACCCGCAACCCGGTCGTCTTCGCCTTCCACCCCTCCGCGCAGCACTGCTCGGCCGAAGCCGCCAGGACGGTCCGCGACGCGGCGGTCGCGGCCGGCGCGCCCGAGGACTGCGTGCAGTGGATCGAGGAACCCTCGATGGAGGCGACGGGCCTGCTGATGCACCACGACGGTGTCTCCACCATCCTGGCGACCGGCGGGAACGCCATGGTCAAGGCCGCCTACTCGTGCGGGAAGCCCGCCCTGGGCGTCGGCGCGGGAAACGTGCCCGCGTATGTCACCAGCAGCGGCAGGCTCCGGCGCGCGGTGCATGACATCGTGCTCTCGAAGTCCTTCGACCACGGCATGATCTGCGCCTCCGAGCAGGCCGTCATTCTCGACCACGAGGTGTACGACCGGGGTCTCGCGGAATTCGAGCGCCTGGGCGCGTATGTCGTCACCGCCGCCGAGAAGACCAAGCTGGAGGAGTTCGTCTTCGGCACCACGGCCTTCGCCGCCGACTGCTCCGGCGGGAAACTGAACGCGGACGTCGTCGGGAGGTCCCCGCGGTGGATCGCCGAGCAGGCCGGATTCCAGGTCCCCGAGAACACCGCGCTGCTGATCGCCGAATGCGCGGAGGTCGGTGAGGGCGAACCGCTCACCCGGGAGAAGCTTTCCCCGGTGCTGGCCGCCCTGAAGGCCGATTCCACCCGGCACGGCCTCGAACTCTCCGCCCAGATGGTCGAGTTCGACGGACTGGGACACAGCGCGGCCATTCACACCGAGGACGCGGAACTGGCCGAGGAATTCGGCAGTCGGGTCAAGGCGGTCCGGATCATCGTCAACGCGCCCTCGACCTTCGGCGGTATCGGCGACGTGTACAACGCCTTTCTGCCCTCCCTCACCCTCGGCTGCGGCAGCTACGGGCACAACTCGGTCTCCGGCAATGTCTCCGCGGTCAACCTCATCAACATCAAGCGGATCGGGCGGCGCAACAACAACATGCAGTGGTTCAAAGTGCCGCCGAAGATCTACTTCGAGCGCAACGCGCTGCGCTACCTCGGCGAGATGGACGGGCTGAACCGGGTCACCGTCGTCACCGACAGGACCATGGGCAGGCTGGGTTACGTACAGAAGGTCATCGACATCCTGCACTCCCGCGAGGGCGGACCGGTGACCCTCCAGGTGATCGACAACGTCGAGCCGAACCCCGAGCTGGAGACCGTACGGGCCGGGGCCGCGCTGATGCGCGACTTCGCACCGGACACGATCATCGCGCTGGGCGGCGGCTCCGCGATGGACGCGGCGAAGATCATGTGGCTGATGTACGAGCACCCCGAGGTCGAGTTCGCGGACACCAAGGAGAAGTTCTTCGACATCCGCAAGCGCGCCTACACCTTCCCCTCACTGGGCGAGAAGGCGCAGCTGGTCGCCGTCCCGACCACCTCGGGCACGGGCAGCGAGGTCACCCCGTTCGCGGTGATCTCCGACCCGGCGGCCGCCCAGAAGTACCCGCTCGCCGACTACGCCCTCACCCCGAACGTCGCCATCGTCGACCCGGTGCTGCCGATGGGCCTGCCGCCGAACGTCACGGCGGACTCCGGGTTCGACGCGCTGACCCATGCCACCGAGGCGTATGTCTCCGTCTACGCCAACGACTACACCGACGGGCTCTGCCTCCAGGCCATCAAGCTGATCTTCGGCAACCTGGAGCGCTGTGTGGTCGACGGGGCCCGGGACCCCGAGGCGCGGGAGAAGATGCACAACGCGTCGACCGTCGCCGGAATGGCCTTCGCCAACGCCTTCCTCGGCCTGGTGCACGCCATGGCCCACACCCTGGGCAACACCTTCCACGTCCCGCACGGTCGCACCAACGCGCTGCTCCTGCCGCATGTGATCCGGCACAACGGCCAGGTCACCGGCAAGGCCACCCCCTGGCCGAAGGCCGAGGTCTACCGGGCCCCGGAGCGGTTCCAGGAGATCGCCCGGATGCTGGGGCTGCCCGCCTCCACCCCGGCCGAAGGGGTCGAGTCCTACGCACGTGCCGTCGAGGAACTGCGCGCCAAGTGCGGGATCCCGGCCTCCTTCGCCGAGGAGGGCGTCGAGGAGACGGCCTTCGTCGAGGCGCTGCCGCAGCAGGCGATGAACGCGTACGCCGACCAGTGCGCCCCCGCCAACCCGCGGATGCCGATGATCGACGACATGATCCGGCTGATGCGGCAGGCGTACTACGGCAGCTGA
- a CDS encoding alpha/beta fold hydrolase, with product MRSRVRAADGRHLMVERLGDPRGRPVFLLHGMPGSRLGPAPRGMVLYQRRTQLITYDRPGYGGSDRHAGRRVSDVVEDVRAIADSLGLERFAVVGRSGGAPHALACAALMPDRVTRTAALVGLAPWDAEGLDWFEGMAESNVLAYSTAAADPDGLAESFIIRSEEIRQNPVRLLDDLRRELTASDRVVVNDAGIRSMLLRNYREGLRTSAYGWIDDAIAFCRPWGFDPAEITGPVMLWHGEKDVFSPVGHSRWLAGQIPGATAVLEPAAAHFDALSALPGILNWLLDDRECPAA from the coding sequence GTGCGAAGTCGGGTGCGCGCGGCGGACGGGCGGCATCTGATGGTGGAGCGCCTGGGTGATCCGCGCGGCAGACCGGTCTTCCTGCTCCACGGCATGCCGGGCAGCAGGCTGGGCCCCGCTCCACGCGGCATGGTGCTCTATCAGCGCCGCACCCAGCTGATCACCTATGACCGCCCCGGATACGGCGGCTCCGACCGTCACGCGGGCCGCCGGGTGAGCGATGTCGTCGAGGACGTACGGGCGATCGCCGACTCCCTGGGTCTGGAGCGGTTCGCCGTCGTGGGACGCTCCGGCGGTGCCCCGCACGCCCTGGCCTGCGCGGCGCTGATGCCGGACCGGGTCACCCGCACCGCCGCCCTGGTCGGCCTCGCGCCCTGGGACGCGGAGGGACTCGACTGGTTCGAGGGGATGGCGGAGTCGAATGTGCTCGCGTACTCCACCGCCGCGGCCGACCCGGACGGCCTCGCGGAGTCCTTCATCATCCGCTCCGAGGAGATCCGGCAGAACCCTGTCAGGCTTCTGGACGATCTGCGCCGGGAGCTGACCGCGTCCGACCGCGTGGTGGTCAACGACGCCGGGATCCGCTCGATGCTGCTGCGCAACTACCGGGAGGGGCTGCGCACTTCGGCGTACGGATGGATCGACGACGCCATCGCTTTCTGCCGTCCCTGGGGCTTCGACCCGGCGGAGATCACCGGTCCGGTGATGCTCTGGCACGGCGAGAAGGACGTGTTCTCACCGGTCGGCCACTCCCGCTGGCTGGCCGGCCAGATCCCCGGGGCCACCGCCGTACTGGAACCGGCGGCGGCGCACTTCGACGCGCTGTCCGCGCTCCCCGGCATCCTCAACTGGCTGCTGGACGACCGGGAGTGCCCGGCCGCCTGA